A DNA window from Camelina sativa cultivar DH55 chromosome 13, Cs, whole genome shotgun sequence contains the following coding sequences:
- the LOC104734578 gene encoding probable zinc metalloprotease EGY2, chloroplastic — protein MNLAVASYSGNLGVLSQCSSCCSSLQFQPFVATSSLNFGQTGTSRRKKDLKLERVFRKRETFVRATETQTEPEGNNDEDNNGEEGKETSADDPPTQIPTELNSQPTVVNEAPGNEEENKTQFSSQDGDKVEVSSGSPLPGVNPLQLDDSMRLPKETIDILRGQVFGFDTFFVTSQEPYEGGVLFKGNLRGQPAKSYEKIKTRMENNFGDQYKLFLLTNPEDDKPVAVVVPRRSLEPETTAVPEWFAAGSFGLVALFTLFLRNVPALQSDLLSAFDNLELLKDGLPGALVTALVLGVHELGHILVANNLGIKLGVPFFVPSWQIGSFGAITRIKNIVAKREDLLKLAAAGPLAGFSLGLVLFLIGLFVPPSDGIGVVVDASVFHESFLVGGIAKLLLGDVLKDGTSISLNPLVIWAWAGLLINGINSIPAGELDGGKIAFAIWGRKTATRLTGASIALLGLSALFSDVAFYWVVLIFFLQRGPIAPLAEEITTPDDKYVSLGIVVLFLSLLVCLPYPFAFTGGEAMMIGL, from the exons ATGAATCTCGCGGTGGCTAGTTATAGCGGCAATTTGGGCGTCTTGTCGCAATGCAGCTCATGTTGTAGTAGTCTTCAGTTTCAGCCTTTTGTAGCTACTTCGAGTCTCAATTTCGGGCAGACAGGAACATCTCGAAGGAAGAAGGATCTAAAGCTTGAAAG GGTTttcagaaagagagagacttttgtTAGAGCGACAGAGACGCAAACAGAACCAGAAGGCAATAATGATGAG GATAATAATGGTGAAGAAGGCAAAGAGACTTCAGCTGATGATCCTCCTACACAAATTCCTACTGAGTTGAATTCACAACCAACAGTTGTGAATGAAGCGCCGGGGAATGAGGAGGAGAACAAAACTCAATTCAGTTCTCAG GACGGTGACAAAGTAGAAGTTAGCAGCGGTTCTCCTCTTCCGGGTGTGAAT CCATTACAATTGGATGATTCCATGAGACTTCCCAAGGAAACCATTGATATTCTCAGGGGCCAAGTATTCGGGTTTGACACCTTCTTCGTAACAAGTCAAGAACCATATGAG GGTGGGGTATTGTTCAAAGGAAATCTTAGAGGCCAGCCTGCTAAAAGTTATGAGAAGATAAAGACGAGGATGGAG AATAATTTTGGTGACCAGTACAAGCTTTTTCTCCTCACCAATCCTGAAGATGATAAACCTGTGGCCGTTGTTGTTCCAAGAAGGTCCTTAGAACCCGAGACAACAG CTGTCCCTGAATGGTTTGCTGCTGGTTCTTTTGGATTGGTGGCATTGTTTACATTGTTTCTCCGTAATGTGCCCGCCTTGCAATCCGACTTACT ATCAGCATTTGACAACCTTGAACTGTTGAAGGATGGCTTACCAGGAGCTCTTGTCACCGCTCTTGTCCTTGGAGTACATGAACTGGGACACATTTTAGTTGCAAATAACTTAGGGATAAAGCTTGGTGTTCCATTCTTTGTTCCAAGTTGGCAG ATAGGCTCGTTCGGTGCTATAACAAGAATCAAAAATATCGTAGCCAAGCGAGAAGATCTTTTGAAGCTTGCAGCTGCAGGACCTTTGGCTGGCTTTTCTCTAGGGTTGGTTCTGTTTCTTATAGGGTTATTCGTGCCTCCTAGTGACGGCATTGGCGTTGTAGTTGACGCATCAGTGTTTCATGAATCCTTCCTCGTTGGTGGTATCG CAAAGCTCCTACTCGGTGATGTGCTCAAAGATGGAACTTCAATATCTCTTAACCCACTTGTGATCTGGGCATGGGCTGGACTTCTCATCAATGGCATTAACAGCATCCCTGCGGGTGAGCTAGATGGGGGCAAAATAGCTTTCGCCATATGGGGTAGAAAG ACAGCAACAAGGCTCACAGGTGCCTCCATAGCGCTTTTGGGCTTATCAGCGTTGTTCAGTGACGTGGCATTCTACTGGGTGGTTCTGATATTCTTCCTGCAGCGTGGACCGATTGCGCCGCTGGCTGAAGAAATAACGACGCCTGATGATAAGTATGTGTCTCTAGGAATCGTGGTTCTGTTTCTCTCCTTGCTAGTGTGTTTGCCTTACCCATTTGCTTTCACTGGCGGCGAAGCCATGATGATAGGCTTGTGA